A genome region from Microtus ochrogaster isolate Prairie Vole_2 chromosome 1, MicOch1.0, whole genome shotgun sequence includes the following:
- the Max gene encoding protein max isoform X3: MTSSGRMLFWSSKGKARADQVLCSWGIHFSSSLMEDASKRKFRALEKARSSAQLQTNYPSSDNSLYTNAKGGTISAFDGGSDSSSESEPEEPQSRKKLRMEAS, encoded by the exons ATGACCTCAAGCGGCAGAATGCTCTTCTGGAGCAGCAAG GGGAAAGCGAGAGCTGATCAAGTTCTTTGTTCCTGGGGAAttcacttctcttcctccctcatggAAGATGCAAGTAAAAGGAAAT TCCGTGCACTGGAGAAGGCAAGGTCAAGTGCCCAACTGCAGACCAACTACCCCTCCTCAGACAACAGCCTCTACACCAACGCCAAGGGCGGCACCATCTCTGCCTTCGATGGGGGTTCAGACTCCAGCTCAGAGTCCGAGCCTGAAGAGCCCCAGAGCAGGAAGAAACTCCGGATGGAGGCCAGCTAA